The nucleotide sequence gtcaaaataaaaatcaaaactttagaCTCTAAAGCGcaattcaaataaaatctaaacaGAGTAGAGAGACTTATGAACCCTAAAGACAACATTCAGATTgagaaaacagaacacaacgAAGGAacctgaattaaaaaaaaaaaaaaacaaactttcatcggcaaaaatcaaaacccacaAAACGAATCTCAAaggggaaaaaacaaaacaacaacactcaCCAGGATCACAAAGTCGGTAAAACTCCTGAACATCTGCACAAGAAAAGgcaaatcaaaatccaaaaaaaaaaaagtgagttttttttccggtgagataaatgttttaacttaatttagagaaaatttgtttaatttttaccAGTGGTTAAAGCCTTAATCATGCCAGCTCTACGACCCTTAAAATCCCTAAACACCTCCTCAACAGTGCGTGGGTTATACGCGGCACCACCTGCGTCCATCTCTTACAGAACACACACAGCTTCCAGAGAGGGAGACAAGACAaagagtgagagaaagagagagagagagagagagggagagagacaaGTATTTGACCGGCGctgagagaggagaggagaagaaggaaagctgtgagaaaaataaaaagggcGGACCCGAAAACAATTAACCCGATTTAATAAGATGAGGAGGAGTCCGGATATGGGAATCAGATGAGGAAGAGACCACAATAAGAGTAATCTTTCATCTTATTATATACTGACGCGTGTTCCTTTTGATTCGGTTTTTAAGTCGTCCTCTCTTGTCCGCCGGTAAAGTGACTCCGGTATCTCCTGGTTTATGTTGTGagttaaatgtttttaattggATAAAACTTGTTTTGGGTATTAGATGTTTCTTTAATCCTAGTTTAGGAGTGTTTTTGTGTTAATGATCATTTATTTGTAATGGttgtgattttatttgttttccgaTTACGgagagatttgagtttttatcaTATACTCTGTTTTTCTCCGCGGCAGAATTTCGTTAATTTAATTCCGATCGTATTTTACTTTTGGTTTGAGGGggtttttcaaaacaaaattataaatactctgcttgtttttccccattatAGAGAGATTTTGAGAAGGTTTTATTAGATACTCTGCTTTTTACGCTGCAGAGATGATTTTCGTTAATTTAGTTCTGACCGTTTCTTTAACCTTTTGTTTCGCGggttttttcaaaacaaattataaatactcTGCTTTTGATTAATATGGTATATGGGCAATAAGTTtgaccttttcttttcttttctcattcgcgggtttttttttgtttttaactttgacTAGTGAGAAATGTTTAAATCTACTTTGTTCTTTCGCGCCAAATTTTGCAACAAGATGGTTTTTAAGCTGTAAGTTTGACcgttacttttattttgtttcatttccagtctttttaaaaatttatatatattttgtgctTAACTAATAAAATACTTTGGAAATTTTATAACAATATTCTCTAATTTTTCACGACAAATTCCCGTTAATCtggtttatataattatttttccgTGGtcttctttaaaataaattataagtaCTCTTTTTGATTAATAAGATATTCACAAACCAGCTTTAATTAGtattaataaatgaaaatttccatCATTATAATAAGAATAATTCTTAGGTTCATCATTTCGTATTCACCTCCAACAAACTTGACCagtgaaaatagagtaatatgCCACGtaatactatatttaaaaataaatcaatactaaaatcagaaaaaaataaggaaacaactctatatacttttaattaaaaaaagttaaatcggtttgagtttatattatacaattaaacgaggttatatatttgtttgagtttataaataagcattagggtttagattttacaattaaaacaaaactttacgtcggtttgagtttataaaagagaattaaagtttagattttacgattaaaacaaaattatatatcaatttgggtttataaatgagtggttagggtttagatttacaactaaaacaaaattatatcttgAATTAGGTTTATAAAGTAGTGGTTaggattttagattttaaacttaaatgtaattaattatatgtcgatttggttttataaaagattgattatatatacagattctgttttattttttttttattttttaattttgatttatttttaaatatattattatgtgacatattactctaatttttttttttgtcaacctcacattaaataattaaaattggtTGCCTAAACTggaggaaaattgtttacaaaagaCGATTATGAAACTAAATCTCTGGAAGAACGAGCTAGGCAATCAGCCTTCACATTGAACGTCCTTGGGATTTTGATAAGGGTGAAAAGAGGCATTGAAGCACAAAGCACCTGAAACTCCTCCAGAAGCGTtcagaaaatacaaaagatttTTCTCAACGcttaatattttaaaacgatTCACCTATTGTATTGAGATTTCAAGAGccaagattttttatataaaggaAAATACAAAATCTCTTAATATTTAATGGACGTGAAACATACATAAATGCTTTtgctaattttaaaaaatctaggATTGCATGAAGATGAGTCTCTTAAAATCTGCCAAATGGCTAGTTAAATTAGTTTGTGAGATCAATTAGGTAATAAATTATCTTGACACATGTAAagaaactttaaataaaaaaattcttaatataatatttaattttccatttttaatcatctatattaattagaaagaaattaattagtatatagtTGTTAagtttaacaaataaaaactattatattaaaatattataggtggaataataaaaatatcttaatagCCAATGcatgagaaaaaaacataataaaaaattttcactacttttaagaaaaacacaaaaaaaaaacttgggatTAGTATCACTAAATCCAACAAATGGCAAAAGTCTAATTTTTGTGAAATAAGTTAGTTAACAATTTATCTTGACAGATGTAAAGAACCTGTTTTAAGCaaattttaatatcttaatataattttattttccacttAATAACACTCTACTTTTGGATAAATATACAACCAAAATATATCATACTACATACAGTTTTTGTAAAGTgttaataaatgattttattatgattttattcaaaattaagaattgaTTATTCATAAACtatgatatgatattatattCAATGTATAAGAAACAcacatatctaaaaaaaattggaaatttcaaaaataccctctttctAATACCACTTTTCAGAAATGTTTactcttaaaaaatttatgaaaaagacactaaaaattgttatttatacAAATATGTGTGCATATCTATAATTTATACAAActatcttaatatgtgtgtaaatatcttttataaaaatgttgtaTAATTGTCTTTTACataccttttaaaatttttttttaaccttttaaaatcatataaaactttataaatatttggatcgaGTCTACAAAAACTAGTTAATCCAGAAGtactttataaattttatatatttttagatttacaagggttatattaaaaatagataaataaaatcagcattttttaaaaaaagtatagCAAAAAAGGTATTTCGTATTATTTCTCTAATCTGGTGAAAATCTGGTAATAACTTTAGATCCCACAGAGATAAGTATCACCTAAATCTAACAAATGgcaaaattcttaaaatatattttgtgacaCTAGtctttcaatttataaaatttgacacatgcaataaaataacaaactatctttatataattatatttaatgcATGAAATACATACATGGAGTAATTAGGAATCCCcatcttacaaaaaaatcataaacatgCGGGATTCCACAAAGATAAGCGTCACTAAAATCcaacaaatgaaaagaaatcataattaattactttgtGACACGTATTagctaattaaataaattttgacacatgtaaaaaaaaaccttaatacaatttaaatttacCATTTTCAAGCTCTACTCTAGATCATTTGCATAAACTATACATAccatatatttgtaaatttttgaatAAACGATATTTTcgaatattattataattacataattgaaattacaaaatatataggatatgaaataattttttgaaaaacatttcGTATATTGTGTTGAAAACATTTTAACATTCAATTTTCCAATTCTCGAAATAGGTAAAAAATCGAAAAttgactatttatttttttttcctttaagaGTTTTATTGGCATGATATTTTTTGGAAGGTTTAGGCCTTTGTTAGACTGATTTAGTGGTTTAccatgaaacaaaaacatgttaAGTTGAAAAATTGTATAGCGGTTGTAAACACTCTGTTTTCACTAATAAGAAATCTCATCATAACATCACCTTGAGTTTGACTGCTTCTTTGGAGGAGAAATGAGAAGGTTCCATTATAGTGTTTTTGGGCATAACCCATTAATGTAATTTCCCCAGAATAACAACAAAACGAATTAACATGTTTAAAGTTATGTGACAAAATCTAGAGCtaaaagattttgttgttgttcgtcTCAGAAATTGAGCATTACATCATATGTCAAGAATTCTCCATAAAtgcagataaaaaaaaaagaaaacatctcAGGGTGAGTTTTCTTTTCTAGATCAAACCTTTGATTCAATGATCTCAGAGTGAGATTCAATAATAACTGAAAGATAAGAGTTAACATTAGCCTCATCACCACAATGTTGTTAGCTGGCTTCATGATGCAAAGACTCTTTGCCGAGTGGAAGAAGCATGAGCTTGAGACTTGACTAGTACACGAGAAACCACAGGCTTCAACAATGTTTTCACTTCCTCTGGCAAATCGAGTTGCTTCCTCACCTCGTTTGCTAATTCAATCACATACTCTTCCTCATGTTCTGTTAACACACAACACtttcatcatcagaatcataTTACCAAAAAGTTGTGATTCTTTAATATAAATCCATCAAGAAagctctctctcgctctctctctctctctctctctctctctctctctctctctctctcttacttaCCAATGTCGTACAATGCTTTCTCAAGCTTGAAAAGATACTCTCTGTTATTCCCACAAGGTCCAGTAGCTGTAGCGATTTGCCTCGCCATTTCCTCCAACGGTGCCGGGCCTAAATAGTATTTATTCGACATTTTGTCTGGTGTTGACGTGAAGCTGCACAAGGAAACCAAACTGATTTCAACACTGAATCTTCCAAATTATAACCATTCATGAGTGGTAAGGGAATAAATGCTTCATCAAAAACTTACACAATAACTCCGGTTACTATTGGCCTGGAAGTGTCAGTTTCCTACATCCAATGAATAGAAATCTAATAAATAAGAACAGTTTTTGAAGATTATTAAAAAGACAACAATATATAAGAACAAGTTTGCTTACCATGTAAAACTCGACAAGGGTTTTTGAGTCGTATTCACACTCTCTTCTTTCCAAGTActgcaagaaaaaaacatgagtcaaatctaaccaaaaaacacacacacgcCAAATAATAGAGGAATCTTCTTTTTACCTCCATGGCTAGTTTCTCCTTCTCTGGTCCTCCACGAACACAATAAGCAGCACCCCACTGCCCAAAAGTTAACAATCAACATCAGATTTGAGATAGCGTTTTTTCCATCGACTTATATGGATGTTGTATGCGAATATGCCTTATACTAAGTTTAATTCTGTGTAAATTACATGGTGCATTTTATAGccagattaaaaaagaaaatatcaaatgtAAATAAACAATATAGAATTTTGTCAAGAACTCGACCCACTTGAAGTTAGTTTTgcatcataaattttaaaactaaggctattctgaacaaaaaaaacatgtaattgGCTTACGCATATAGCTCCAATGGACTGTTCCAAAGTGCAAGTTCTAGCAGGATGTTCAGGGGTACCTCTGTGATCAATACACGCTacatagaaaggaaaaaaaaattataaacaatcaattcgattcattctttctttcaacaaaaagaaaataaaagaaagaacattGTGTTGTTTAATGTTAGATACCGAGATCGAAGACACGTTTGTAGTCTTTGATATAGCCAATGAgcttttcatcaaaatcaaaacctgGGTTCCAAATTAGAGAACCATATCCAAATACCCACAAAACCATCTTTGATCTTTAGCCTCACGCAACAAtctttagagaagaagaagaagaagaagaaagtgagagaTTAGAAAACGAAtgtgatatttgtttttctttccaaGAATTGAGAAAGAATCGTGTTAGTATATACTATACAATACAATGTGAAAAAAGATCTAGCCCAGGTCCACGTTCCCTCTTTTTATGTGCATTTTTTTCCTATAGGGAATGTGAAATTCAACATGCCCAATTGTCCATCCTTAAGGGCATTTGCATCGGTTGGGACAGAATTTTGGtccttcaattattttattcatattttgaaagtttcttaAGTTTTGTATAGCATTGGTGTAGGACAAAGtttggtccctcaaatatatTAACCAAATGGATGTTCAAGATAATCTAGAGTATTCTACATGTGTATAAATGTTAGTTAAACCACATGGGAAACACTGTCTCTCCGCCCTTTTGAACATTGGACAAGTACATCAATACAGTGGCGATCCGATGACCACCGAGCTCCAGATTGGCCTGATCGTGAAAGTAGTCAAAATGGGGTTCATATTTTTGACCATTCTCATAGTGCAATATTTGCATGGATTCCCCATTTTCTGATCCGCAacacagaaaaacaaaaaagagttgAGAAGTTGTAATCTACTAAAGGCTAAAGCAAGAAACAGAATTAGGCAACATTTGGTCAGAAATACCTTCGGGAAGAAAGGTCCACGCAGCAAGTTTTGCCTCGACATTAGATACTATATCATCCTGCACAACACAAAAACCTTACCATTCAATCCTACACAACCTCTAGAATAGCCAGATCTTGCATTCAGGCTACTACANTGGACAAGTACATCAATACGGTGGCGATCCGATGACCACCGAGCTCTAGATTAGCCTGATCGTGAAAGTAGTCAACATGCCCTGAAGCCTTGAGAACAGCCTCAGGTGTGACACTGGGGCATTCAATTTCCAGCATATGCTCCTTATAAACGAAGTGCtgtaaaaaacacaaacatagaaaaaaatcaagatcaaaGTAAAAATAAACTTGGTCGTGACACAATACTACACACACTGATGATCAACTGGGTGACACAATAAAATAATTGCTCAGACTTAAACCTCAAGTTTCTCTAGTCCCATATTGGAATTAACAATTCgagaccaaaccaaaccagcaaacaaacacaaatcgaGACATGAGAGAATCTATACAAGGCACTAAACGATATAATCTTTTGCCAAGTTTAAAACAAACACCCCAAAATGATCTAAGTAACAAACGCACCTTGTGAGTAATTAACTGGTTCTGCTGCAATGGATTCGAAACTCTGTAGCTAGAGATGATTGTACTGTTCCCTAAAGTGTTgacaaacagaacaaaaaacccAGAAACGAAAGATTAaaagacaagacaagacaaCCCCAACTCTCGTTAAATTATCAATCAATCGGTTTAGTAGACAGGGACAAGAGAAACAGCAGCAAC is from Camelina sativa cultivar DH55 chromosome 20, Cs, whole genome shotgun sequence and encodes:
- the LOC104771108 gene encoding gamma-glutamylcyclotransferase 2-1-like; this translates as MVLWVFGYGSLIWNPGFDFDEKLIGYIKDYKRVFDLACIDHRGTPEHPARTCTLEQSIGAICWGAAYCVRGGPEKEKLAMEYLERRECEYDSKTLVEFYMETDTSRPIVTGVIVFTSTPDKMSNKYYLGPAPLEEMARQIATATGPCGNNREYLFKLEKALYDIEHEEEYVIELANEVRKQLDLPEEVKTLLKPVVSRVLVKSQAHASSTRQRVFAS